Proteins encoded together in one bacterium window:
- the lgt gene encoding prolipoprotein diacylglyceryl transferase: protein MHPWIFTAFGREIRWYGLGYALTLLIGANLSAWLLRKRGHNGDKVWDAIIWFIPISFLGARLVYVLTNLDEYVGQGWEWIRIDHGGISFHGGIVAGVLVCYFYFKNKSPNFWQVMDSFAVPTAMGICFVRIGNFMNGDITGHKWNGPWAMNFPYDELHDNVYLGPGNYILDPQIIPRHPTEIYGFLVGVIVLLVVIASWRMRKYDGFVYYQFILWYSIVRSVIEEPFRDVPHLFYKWSYEPWGMGGITTTQWVSIGFAAYALIGMYWTPRLQARAALGKEAREAEIAAMKERRKEGRSRKKPRG, encoded by the coding sequence TTGCACCCTTGGATTTTCACCGCGTTCGGACGCGAAATTCGCTGGTACGGGCTTGGATACGCCCTCACGCTCCTTATAGGGGCGAACCTCTCCGCATGGCTTTTGCGCAAGCGCGGCCACAACGGCGACAAGGTGTGGGACGCTATCATCTGGTTTATCCCGATCAGCTTCCTCGGCGCGCGGCTGGTATACGTCCTCACGAACCTGGACGAATACGTCGGCCAGGGCTGGGAGTGGATACGGATAGACCACGGCGGAATTTCGTTCCACGGCGGGATAGTCGCGGGCGTCCTCGTCTGCTATTTCTACTTCAAAAACAAGTCGCCCAATTTCTGGCAGGTGATGGACAGCTTCGCGGTACCGACGGCGATGGGCATCTGCTTTGTGCGCATCGGCAACTTCATGAACGGCGACATCACCGGCCACAAATGGAACGGCCCGTGGGCGATGAACTTTCCGTACGACGAGCTGCACGACAACGTGTACTTGGGGCCGGGGAACTACATCCTCGATCCGCAGATAATCCCGCGGCATCCGACCGAGATTTACGGATTCCTCGTCGGCGTGATCGTGCTTCTTGTCGTAATCGCATCCTGGAGGATGCGCAAATACGACGGATTCGTTTACTACCAGTTCATCCTCTGGTACAGCATCGTGCGCAGCGTAATCGAAGAGCCTTTCCGCGACGTCCCGCACCTGTTTTACAAATGGAGCTACGAGCCTTGGGGGATGGGCGGGATAACGACTACGCAGTGGGTTTCCATAGGCTTCGCGGCGTACGCGCTGATCGGGATGTACTGGACTCCGAGGCTGCAGGCCAGGGCCGCTTTGGGCAAAGAAGCGCGCGAGGCCGAAATCGCCGCGATGAAGGAGCGCCGCAAGGAAGGCCGCTCGCGCAAGAAGCCGCGGGGGTAG